Part of the Synechococcus sp. HK01-R genome is shown below.
TTGAGCCACCCGCCGTTCCACTCCCAGCTTCCGGAAATCGGATAAATGACCGCAGTGAGGACGAGGGCGAAAATCACGAACTCACCGAACTTGACTCGCTCAGCGACCAGACCGGAAACGATCGTTGCAGCTGTGCCGGCAAAAGCCGCCTGGAAGAGGAAGTCAACGGAAGGGACGAGATCTCCATTCGTCACCATTTCAGGGGTGACTGTTGGATCGAAGAAAAGTCCGAGGGCACCACCCTTGCCGTAGTACAGAAGGCTGCCCCAAAAGGCTTCGCCGTACATCAGCGAATAACCGACGAACCAGTAGGCGGTCACCGCAAGAGCGAACACAAACAGGTTCTTGGCGAGGATGTTGACCGCATTCTTCTGACGGCACATACCGGCTTCGACCATGGCGAATCCGGCGTTCATGAAGATCACCAGGATGGTGGCCACCAGCAACCAGAGGTTGTTGGCCAGGAAGGCGGCATTCAGCTCGGGCATCTCAGCGGCGTGGGCCGAGAGATTGAAGAGACCGAGGCCGAACAGCGCGACCGGCACACAGGCCAGCCACATCAAAGAGCGGTTCGACTTAAAGCCGCGGATGCTGCGCAGGAGGAGCATGGGGCCTTCCAAGAGACTGGCGTCTTGGAGGCGTGTCTTGCCCCGCCTTGCAGGCGAGTGCAGAGCAGTTGTCATGAAAGGAGAGCAGGGCTGCAGAAAGGGCTGGACGCTGGGTCCGGCTTCCAAGCCCCAAAGTGCTCGCTTATGAACCTTTCCCTGGTGACGATTGCTACGGAATTGCCGATTGGTGGCTTTGAACCGGCCTGAGGCCATTCCAGAAGACCCCGTTCCGTTCGAACTGAAACGCGCAGGGAAAGACCTCCACGCCAGCACTCAGGGCCTCTCGGAAGAGCTCGCCGTAGCGGGGATCAGCACTGTCTCCCGGCGCGAACGCCGTGACATCCGGTCGGCTCAGGCAGGGCACCAGCACGGCCCGTGCCTCCGGCGGTAGGGCGCTCAGCTCCTTCAGGTGTTTCTGCCCTCGCTCGGTCACCGTGTCGGGAAAGAGAGCTAGAGACCCCTCGCTCCAGGTGGTGTTCTTGACTTCGAGATAAATGGGGCGCTGATCCTTGGCTGTCTCGTCAGGTTGAAGCAGCAGATCAATGCGACTGCGTTTGTCGGCTCCATAGGCGACTTCTGGCCGAATCGAGCCGATGGCCCCGAGTTGTGTGTCCAGGTGTCCCGCTTCAATCGCCGCCCGGATCAGGCGATTGGGAAGGGCCGTGTTGATGCCCACCCAGCAGGGGCTGCCATCAGCCCCTGCGACTTCCGCCTGCTCCCAGGTCCAGGCGAGTTTGCGGGTCGGTGAGGGGGCGTAGCGCAGTCGCACGCGTCCGCCGGGATGCAGCACTCCTGTCATCGGTCCGGTGTTGGCGCAGTGGGCGGTCACCTCGCTGCCGTCATCAAGACGCACGTCAGCGAGAAAACGCTTGTAGCGCTTCAGCAGCACGCCCTCCTGCAGGGGCTCGAATTCAAGAAGCGGTTGGCCGGGCATAGCTGCGCAGCACCAGGGACGGAGATGGTGGCCATGGTGGCCCCTGGAGTGGGCCTGACAGCGCCGTGGGGTCGAGAATGCCGCGCAGTTCAGACGTGCCGGCCGGGCTGTTGATGGCGAGATCCCTGAAGCGCATCGCCCTGGTGGTGACCTACGGCACCTTGCTCAGCAAGTTGGGGGGGCTGGTGCGGCAGTTGGTGATTGCCGCTGCCTTCGGGGTAGGGGCTGCCTACGACGCCTACAACTACGCCTATGTGCTCCCGGGCTTTCTGCTGATTCTTCTGGGTGGAATCAATGGCCCCTTTCACAGCGCCATGGTGAGCGTGCTCAGCCGTCGGCCGCGGCAGGAGGGGGCTCAGATCCTCGCCACCCTCAACACGATGGTGAGCGCCGTGCTGTTGGCGGTCACCATCGTGCTGGTGTTGGCCGCCGATCCCTTGATCACCCTTGTGGGACCTGGCCTGAGTCCCGAGCTGCACCAGAACGCCGTACTTCAGCTTCAGGTGATGGCGCCGATGGCACTACTTGCTGGTTTGATCGGCCTGGGGTTCGGCTCACTGAATGCCGCCGATGAGTTTTGGATCCCGGCCATTTCGCCGTTGATGTCTTCCCTGGCCCTCATCCTTGGCGTTGGGCTGTTGTGGGGGCAGCTCGGTGCCTCGATCGCGAGCCCCGCCTTCGCGATCCGCGGGGGGGTGGTGCTGGCCTTTGCCACTCTGGTGGGCGCCTTGCTGCAGTGGCTTCTGCAGTTGCCGGCCCTGGCCCGCCAGGGATTGGCTCGGATGCGTTTGGTCTGGGACTGGCGGCATCCCGGGGTTCGTGAGGTGTGGCAGGTGATGGGGCCGGCCACCCTCTCCTCGGGCATGCTCCAGATCAATGTCTTCACCGATCTGTTCTTTGCCTCCGGCATCCTCGGCGCGGCTGCTGGTCTCGGTTACGCCAACCTGCTGGTGCAGACACCTCTGGGCCTGATCTCCAATGCCCTGCTGGTGCCGCTGCTGCCCACCTTCTCGCGTCTGACCGCTCCGGAGGATCGCGAGGCCCTGGTGGCGAGGATCCGGCAGGGTCTGATGCTTTCCACCGCTTCGATGCTGCCGTTGGGCGCTTTGTTCGTGGCCCTCGGACAGCCGATCGTCGCTCTGGTTTACGCCCGTGGTGCTTTTGACCAGCAGGCCGTCCTTTTGGTCACAGGACTTTTGATGGCCTACGGGGTGGGGATGCCCGCCTATCTGGGGCGAGACGTGCTGGTGCGGGTCTTCTATGCCCTTGGTGACGGCACGACACCCTTCCGCCTCTCCCTGGCGGGCATTGGCCTGAATGTGGTGTTCGACTGGTTGCTCGTTGGCGGCCCGACCCCCTGGGGGCCTCAGCTGCCTTTCAATTTCGGGGCGCCGGGCCTGGTCTTAGCCACTGTGGCGATCAACCTGATCACCTGCGCCGCTTTGGTTCTGGCCCTTCAGCAGCGTCTCGGCGGCCTGCCGTTGGACGCCTGGGGTCGGGATGGACTGCGGTTGCTGCTGGCGGCGGTGTTGGCCGGTTTGTCTGCTTGGGCGCTGAGTTCAGGCCTCGATTGGGCTCCTGATGGCATGGGTCGAATCCTGCAGGTGGCCCTATCCGGTGCGATCGGATTGGTGGTGTACGCCCTGATCGGTCAGGCCAGTGGTGTCCCGGAAGTGCGTGAGATCACGCATGGACTGATGCGTCGGTTCAATCGTCGCTGAGCCGAACCTCCCGCTCCTCCCGCACCTGGATCGGAAGCTCCAGTTGCTGACGGCCCACCACCTGCGGTCCTTGGACGGAGAGGATTCTTGCTTCGATCCCGAATTCGCGGAACGCGGTATCCAGTTCTTGGATCAACGCTTTCTCCACCTGGGCCTCAGCGTCGACCACTTTGCCGATCAGCCGCTCGCCCAGCCGGCCAATCCGTTGGCGCACCACTTCACGTGCGTTGGTGACCTCAATGATCAGCACGGGACCTCCCGGGATGGCAGCAACCTTATCGGCAGTACTCCTCCAGGATCTCCTCGAGATCGCGGAGTTGTGCGGCTGGCATCAGCCTGGCGAGGGGGAGCCTGGTGCTGCCGCCGCCGATGGGCACCTGCACGGCTTCAAGGGCCTGACGGGCCGCTACAGCAGCGCCCTGGTCCATGCGAGCGCTGCATTCAATGGCCAGGGCCTCGGCGAGTCCGGCATCGCCGAGATACAGATGCCAGTTGGCGATCTGCAAATAGAGACGGTCGCTCAGGCTGTTACTGAGATCCCGCAGGGATGCGGCGTCAAGGCTCATGGTCCTGGAGGGGCAGAGGGCTGGTCTTCAGAGGCTGGTCGCATCTTGATCAGCACACCGAGTTGCACCACCAGGATCGCCAGCCAGAACTCGCTGAACAGGTTGAGGTGCTCCCAGGGGTGGCGCATCTGCTGAACGAACCAAAGGCCGCTGTTGACGGCCGCGAAAACCATGGCGTGCAGGCACAGGTTCACAATCCGATTGAAATGCCTGTAGGTCGGGTCCGTGGGATCAGCAGGGCCGTACCAGCGGATAGGCATGGAGCTTCCCGTGACGATGCGTTGATTCTGGCGCCCGGGCTGTTGCTTCCAGTCGATGGGCTCCCAGTCGATGTGCCCCAGTTGACGAAGGGTGCCTCGATAGGGTCAGATGGTTGGGCGCAAGCGCTTGTAGCTCAGCGGATTAGAGCATCTGACTACGGATCAGAGGGTCGGGAGTTCGAATCTCTCCAGGCGCGCTTCTCCAACTGCCTTCGGGCAGTTTTTTTTTTGGCTGCTCGCAGGGGTCCTATTTCCTACGATTCGACAACAGTCGGATTGTGTCGATGTCTGAACGAGCCCCTTCCAAGATCAATGTCGCTCTAGGGGAGACCGATCCCGCTATCGCAGCACTGATCGCACGGGAGCAGGACCGTCAGGAGACCCACCTCGAGCTGATCGCTTCCGAGAACTTCGCCTCCCGGGCCGTGATGGAGGCTCAGGGGTCGGTGCTCACCAATAAGTACGCCGAAGGCCTGCCGCACAAGCGCTACTACGGCGGCTGTGAGCATGTGGATGCGATTGAGGAGCTGGCGAT
Proteins encoded:
- a CDS encoding cytochrome-c oxidase — its product is MLIIEVTNAREVVRQRIGRLGERLIGKVVDAEAQVEKALIQELDTAFREFGIEARILSVQGPQVVGRQQLELPIQVREEREVRLSDD
- a CDS encoding DUF3181 family protein, with the translated sequence MSLDAASLRDLSNSLSDRLYLQIANWHLYLGDAGLAEALAIECSARMDQGAAVAARQALEAVQVPIGGGSTRLPLARLMPAAQLRDLEEILEEYCR
- the sfsA gene encoding DNA/RNA nuclease SfsA, giving the protein MPGQPLLEFEPLQEGVLLKRYKRFLADVRLDDGSEVTAHCANTGPMTGVLHPGGRVRLRYAPSPTRKLAWTWEQAEVAGADGSPCWVGINTALPNRLIRAAIEAGHLDTQLGAIGSIRPEVAYGADKRSRIDLLLQPDETAKDQRPIYLEVKNTTWSEGSLALFPDTVTERGQKHLKELSALPPEARAVLVPCLSRPDVTAFAPGDSADPRYGELFREALSAGVEVFPCAFQFERNGVFWNGLRPVQSHQSAIP
- the murJ gene encoding murein biosynthesis integral membrane protein MurJ, which encodes MARSLKRIALVVTYGTLLSKLGGLVRQLVIAAAFGVGAAYDAYNYAYVLPGFLLILLGGINGPFHSAMVSVLSRRPRQEGAQILATLNTMVSAVLLAVTIVLVLAADPLITLVGPGLSPELHQNAVLQLQVMAPMALLAGLIGLGFGSLNAADEFWIPAISPLMSSLALILGVGLLWGQLGASIASPAFAIRGGVVLAFATLVGALLQWLLQLPALARQGLARMRLVWDWRHPGVREVWQVMGPATLSSGMLQINVFTDLFFASGILGAAAGLGYANLLVQTPLGLISNALLVPLLPTFSRLTAPEDREALVARIRQGLMLSTASMLPLGALFVALGQPIVALVYARGAFDQQAVLLVTGLLMAYGVGMPAYLGRDVLVRVFYALGDGTTPFRLSLAGIGLNVVFDWLLVGGPTPWGPQLPFNFGAPGLVLATVAINLITCAALVLALQQRLGGLPLDAWGRDGLRLLLAAVLAGLSAWALSSGLDWAPDGMGRILQVALSGAIGLVVYALIGQASGVPEVREITHGLMRRFNRR